In Motilibacter aurantiacus, the sequence TCGGCCCAGTCGGCGAGCGCCTGCGCGTAGCGCAGCTGCGTCGGCTCGTCGTCGCGCTCCATCATCGCCAGCTCGGCCGCGTCCAGCGCGGCGGCCGCGGCGCGCACCGACGGCTGGGCGACGGAGACGAGCAGGTCGCGCACCGTCGACTCGTCACGCCCGCTGCCGACCAGCTGGCGCATGACGCCGAGCCCGCCGCTGCGCGTGACGGCGCCGTGCTGCGGGGTCAGGTCCCCGGCGACGAGGCGCAGCAGCGTGGTCTTGCCGGCTCCGTTCGCTCCGACCAGCGCGGCCTTGAGGCCGTCCCCGACCCGGAACGACACGTCCGACAGCAGCATCCGGCCGTCGGGCAGGGCGTGGCTGACCCCGGACACGTCGACATGACCCATGGCCCGATTGTGCCTACGGGGCGCGCCCGGGTGCGCGGGGTTTTGCGCGGGGGCGGTGGACGGGCCCCGCCGGCCTCAGCCGGACGACAGCGGGGAGGAGCCGGCCGTCGACCGGCGCAGCAGCGCGGCCAGCGCTCCCGCCCCGAGGAGCAGCCCGGCCAGGCCGACGCCGAGCCACAGCAGCGGGGACGTGCCCCCGCCTCCGGCGTCGCCGGCCGCCGGCAGCACGGCCGCCGGCCCGGGGGACGAGGTCGCTGCGCCCTCGCTCGCAGGCGGCGCCGTGGTCGCTGCTGCGGAGGGGGCCGCCGGCTGCGCGGCCCCCTCGCGGGGGTCGAGCAGCGGGTTCTCCGTGACCGGAGCGACGTCGGCCGTCAGCGCCTTGACCGGGTCGACGACGCCGAAGCCGTACTTGTCGTCCCGGCCGGGCGCGCCCTCGTCCCGCGCGGTGCGGATCATCCGCTCGATGACCGACGGCGCGTCGAGCTCCGGGTACTCGGCGCGGATCAGCGCCGCCGTCGCGGAGACGAGCGCCGCCGACGCGCTCGTTCCCGTGGCGTACGTGTAGTCGGTGCCCCGGGTCGCCGTGACCACGCGCACGCCGGGCGCGGCGAGCGCGACCTCCGGCCCCGTGGCGGACACCGAGGAGAAGCGGCCCCTGCGGTCGGTGGCCGAGACGGCGACCACCCCCGGGCGGCTCGCGGGGGTCGTGACGGCGTAGTCGCCCCGGCTGGTGTTGCCCGCGCCGGCCACGACCACGACGTCCTTGGACAGGGCGTACTCCACCGCGGCGGCCTCGGCCGCGCTGCCGCCGCCGGTGCTGACCGACAGGTTGATGACGTCGGCGCCGTGGTCGGCGGCCCAGCGGATGGCGCGCGGCAGGTCGCGCTCCTGCGCCACCGCTCCCCCGCCGAGGAAGCGCACCGGCAGGATCCGGGCCCCGGGGGCCAGCCCGGTGGCGCCGGTGCCGCCCGGCGCGCCGCTGCCCGCGATGAGGGCGGCAACCTCGGTGCCGTGGCCGTCGGTGTCGGTACGGCCGCGCTGCTCGCCCCCCAGGTAGTCGACCCCGGGGAGCACCTGCCCGCGCAACTCCGGATGGGTGAGGTCCACGCCGCTGTCGATCACCGCCACGACCACGCCCTCGCCGGTGCTGACGGCGTTCGCCCGCTCCGCCCCGAGCGCGCCCAGGTGCCACTGCATCGAACGCGCCGTGTCGGCCGCGCGGGCCGGCTGAACCAGAGCGGGCACCGCCGCCACCGCCACGAGGGCGGCGACGGCAGCGCCGCGCAGGGAGCGGGGCATCGGGTCAGGACCCGGTGCCCAGCACCGGCGGGGCGGCCTTCCCGTCCCCCCACACGTCGTCGTCCTCGACCAGCCAGGTGGTACGCCGGCGCTGCGGCTCCTCGGCGGCCGCCGCGCCACTGCCGCGCAGCGGTGCGCCGGAGGCACCGCTCGCGGGCGTCGTCCCGCGCGCGGAGGCGGGGCCGGACTCGGCAGCGGCGGGCGCGCTGGAGCCCGGCAGTGCGCCGGGGCCTGCGGCAGCGGTCGCGCGTCCGGCGGGCGCGCCCTCGACGGCCGCCACCGTGCCCGTCGCCGCCGGCGCGCCGCCGACACGGCCACCGGTGGCCTGCCCTGCGACACCGCCGCGGGCCGTACCGCGACCGGCGCGCTCGGCCGCGTCATCCACGGCTGCGGTCGGCGTGCCGCGCAGCGCCGGCCGCGCGCCTGCCTGCTCCGCCGCGGCGGGAACGCCGGCCCCGCCCGTGCGCGTGGTGGCCGGCGGCTCCGCGCCGCCGAGGGCACGGGCCGGTGCGGGGCGTGCGCCCGGGCTCGTCCCGGGAGCCGCGACGGCTCCGCTCCTGGCGACGACCGGCTCAGCGGCCACGGGCGCCACGCGCCCCGGGAGCGCCCGCGACGCCCCACCCACGGGCGAGCGGCCGGCCACGGCCCCGCTCCCAGCCCCGGCCCCAGCCCCGGTTACAGCGCCCGAGCCCGGCGTCACCGGGCGGCTCGTCGCGGGCGTGGCTCCGCGCGCCACGGTCCCGCCGCCGGCGGTCGGAGACCCGCCGGTCCCTGCTCGGTTGGCCCCGCCCCGGCCGAGCAACGCAGGTGCGGCGATCAGCCCGCCGGCGATGGCACCGGCCGCCGCCGCGCCCGCCAGGCCAGCCGGAGCTGACGTGGCCGGCAGCACGTGGGACCCGCCGGCCGCCACCGTGCCGGGCGTGCCGCCGGGCAGGGCGCCGCCGCCACCGACGACCCCCGTCGGCGAGGTGGGCGCCACCGGGCCGCCGTCCGCAGCGGTCGAGCCGGGGTCGTAGGAGCCGACGCCCACGGGCACCTGCCCGCCCGCGCCACCGCTGCCCGCACCGCCGGGGCCTGGGGATGCGGGAGCGTGCCCGTGCCCGGTCGAGGGGCCGTGAACACCTCCCCCGCCGGCCCCGCCGCCGACGGCACCGGCAGCGCCGCCCGCGGAGCCGGCGCCGCCCGCGCCCGACCAGCTCGCGCCGGACGGGCTCGTCGGCGCACCCGAGTAGCTGCCTGCGCCCGGGCCGCTGCCTGCGCCGGGGAGGGAGAAGTCGTCGCCGTCGCCGATACCGCCCACGGCCGGCGGCGGCCCCTGGTAGGGCGGGGCCTCCGTGAGCTGGCCCTGGGCGAGGCTGTAGGAGCCGCCGAGCGCCGTCATGACGGCGACGGCCTTCTGCCGCTCCTCCTCCTCGCGCTGGTCGTAGTAGGCGTCGGCCGCCTTGCGCGCCGCGAGCGCCCCGAGCGGGCCGCCGACCACGGCGCCGCCGCCGGTCGCGATGGCCTCCGCGTGCGCCGGGCGCTGGTAGGGCGGGGGCATCTCGGCCTTCGCCGTGTCGACCGCCTCGGCCGCCGCCAGGAGCGCGTTCCAGTTCGCGCTCGCACTCGTCGAGGCCGCGCGGCTCGTCTCGGCCAGGGTGCGCATCTGGGCGATGTACGCGTCCGCGGCGGCGCCCTCCCAGACGTGGGCCAGGGAGTCGAGCCCGGCGTCGAGCTGCGCGGCGCGGTCGCCCATGGTGCGGCTGGTGACCTGCCAGTTGCCGGCCATCTCGCGGATGGAGCCGGCGTCGGCGGAGTCCAGCAGCGAGATGAGCTGCTCGTGGCTGTACGCGTCGAAGTTGGTGCAGTAACCGGACATGCCTCACAGCCCCGTCGTCGTGGGCGCCGGGGTGCCCATGGTGGACGTGATCTCCTCGAGGCGGACCCGGGACAGCTCGTCCGCGCCCTCGTAGCGCGCCGCGATCTGCTGGGCGGCGGCCTGCGCGGTCGCGATGCCGGCGCGCACCTGCTGCAGGAGGTCCCGCATCTGCTGGAGCACCAGGTCGTGCCTGTCGCGCAGGCCGATCGCCTCACCGAACCCGCCGCCGAAAGCGGCATTCCCGTTCAGCCGTTGGGGTGCGCGCTCCAGCGCGGCGATCTCGGTCTCGAGCTCGGACGCGTAGTCCTGCAGAGACTCGACCTGAACCCGCACGATGGCGCCTGCGCTACCGCCTCCGCCGTCGACCGCCACTGGCCACCTCCGAAACTCACTTGCTGAATTGCGCAACGCCGAAGTGGACTGCTGCCTCCCCGGCCCGCGCGACGGGCCGGGGAGCAGGCAGCTCAGGCCCAGATGCTCGCGTTGCTGTTCTCCGCCGCCTGGAAGTCGTCGCCGGCGGCGCCGAGCGCCCGGCCGATCTGCTCCAGGATCGAGTTGAGCTCGGCGGCGGCCTCGTCCCACTGGCGCTGCTTGGCGTTGTAGTTCTCCGCCGCCGCGCCGGTCCACGTGGACACCATCGGGGCGAGGTAGGACTTGAGGTCGGCCAGCTGGCCGTTGAGGTTGCTCGCCGTCGAGGCGACGTCCGCCTGCCCCTGCGAGATGGCCGAGAAGGTGACCAGGATCTCCGACATCTGCTCCCCCTAGCCCAGCACGCTGGTGATGCTCGAGAACGACTGCTGCTGCGACTCGTCGGACCGCTGGTAGGTGGTGCCCGACACCGCGATCGCCTGGCTGATGTCCGAGAGCGCGTCGTTGAGCTTGGCGGCGTTCTCGTTCCAGCGCTGGTGCAGTGCCTGGAAGCTGACCGCCGAGCTGCCCTTCCACGCCGCCGACAGCGGCTCGAGCCGTGACATCAGGCTCGACAGCTGGCCCTGGATCTGCTGGTTGACGTCGGCCACGTGGCGCGACGCCTCCTGCATGGTGTCTAGCTGGGTGCCGTAGGAATCGGCCACGGCGTCACCTCGCTCGTCTCGGCCGCTCGCGCGGCAGCTCCGATGTTGACGGGGCCTTGCGTACCCACCCCGACAGGGCAGCCGAAACCTCCTTCCGGTGAAGAGCGGGCAGATCACCCGTTGGGAACCCACGCAACGCCTCGCTACCGTGACGCTGCGCATCGAGGCGCGGACGCCCGGAGGCCCGGCCGCGGCGGTCGAGACCGCACGGCGTGCCGCCGGGACGGTGCGTCGTCAGCTCGCCTGGTCGGAGTAGCGGAAGAGGTAGTTGGCGGTGACGGGGTTGGACTCCGTCCCGGGGCGCAGCTCGACCTCGATGTGCAGGAAGCCCTCGCGGAGCCCCTGGATGACCCCGAACCCCGAGCCGCCGCCCGCTGCGCCCCCGCCGCCCGGGTCCGGCCCCGCGACGCTCGCCAGGCCCGTCTCGTCGAGCCCGAGCGCCTCGCGGTAGGCGTAGAGCTGCTCGGCGGCCGCGCTCACCGACGGGTAGTTCACGTTCACGACCGTGGAGGAGGGCGGGGCGGTCTTCGAGTCCGGCGGCGGGCTCAGCGGGCTGCCGAGGGACTCGCTGCCCAGGCTGAAGGCCAGCAGCTCCACGGACTGCCCGCCGGGCAGCAGCACCGTGGTGCGGATGCCGTCCGAGCCCTCCGGGCGGTCTTCGAAGTGGCCGTTCTCCCCCGGGAGCATGCCCAGCGACTCCCGGGTGGGCCGCGTCCGCAGGTCCAGGGTCGCCTGCCCGTCGCTGACGAGCGGCGAAGCGGTCGCCGTCGCGGGCTGCGCCCTGTCGCCGTTGTCCTCACCGATGGTCACGCTGCACCCTCCCAGAAGCACCGTCGCGGAGACCGCCAGCCCGAGCGCCGCCCCCGCGCGGGCGGAGCGCCTGTCCCTGGAGCGCCTCACGGCCCGAGGTCCAGGTCGCCGTCGACGTTGATGTGCCAGTCGTCGAGCAGCCGACGCAGGATGTCGTCGTACTGGTTGGCGATCCGCTGCGCCTCGATCCGCGCGGTCACGTCCGAGCCGACCAGGTCTGCGGCCCGGTCGGGGTCCTCGAGCACCTGCTGGTACGCCGGCAGGGTGTCGTTGATGATCATGTCCCACCGGGCGTTGCGGTCGGCGATGTTGAAGTCCGGCAGCGGCGTCTCGACCGTCACCTCCACGTCCGCGTCGACCAGCGGCAGGGTGACGACCGGGATCTCCCCGCTGAACGTCAGCGGGGAGTACTGCCCGGGGGTCTGCGCGCCGGGGATGGAGGGCGCTCCGACCGCGGTCAGGAGGTACGTGAACGCCTCGCCGCTGGGGAAGTGGTCGCGCATCTCGTCGTACTCGTTGGGGATGATCTGCATCTGCTCGCGGCGCAGCAGGGCCTGGTTGCCGGCGGCCAGCATGGCGTCGTCCCCGGTGCGGTGCCCCTGGTCGATCGCGGCCCACGCTTCGCGCGCCCCGGTGTCGAGGACGCCGGCAGCCAGCAGCTCGTCGAGCGCGGCGTTGCCGCCCCCGAGGTAGGCCTCGTGCATCATCCCCTGGTCGAAGAAGATCTCCTTCTGCATCCCGAGCAGCATGCGCTCGTAGTACGCAAGCTCAGCGCCGCCGAGATCGGCCAGGTCCGACATCCCGGCGAGGGCCGGCGGCAGGAGCGGGCCGCCGCCCGGGACCCGGTCCAGCCCGTCGGCGACGCCGCGGGCGATGTCCTTGAACAGGTCCAGGTCCAGGAAGCCGCCGGCGAACGAGGGGCCGATGAGGTTGGCCATGCCGGCCCACTGCAGCTCGGGGTGGTCCAGGAAGAGCTGGCCGTAGTAGCGGTAGACGGCCTCGATCGTCTCCCGGTTCGCCCCGGCGCCGGCCGCCGGGTCCCACGCCGAGAGGTCGATCCCGGCGCGCTCGGCGGCGACGGCGGTCCAGTACTGCCGGAGGAGCCCGGCGTACTGCGTCGGCTGCATGCCCATCGACCGGGCGAGCTCGAGCAGCTGGGCGAGCGTGGCCGAGTCGGTCGGCAGCCCGGCCACGGGGCCGCCGGGGGTGCGGCCGTCGCTGCCGGTGGCGAGGTCGTCGTAGGGCGAGGTCGGGACGGGGACCACGGGCCCGCGCGGCGCCAGGATCGCCGCGGCGCGCACGGTCGCGGCGGCATTGGCGCCCGCCTCGTCCACCGCCTGACGGGCCCCCGTCAGCTCGGCGGTCGCGCGGTCGCGGTCGGCCTGGCCCGGGTCGCGGAAGGGCCCGGTCGCGGTGCCCGCCTGGACGTCGGCGTTGTAGGCGGCCACCGCCTCGTTGGTCCGGCGGACGGCGTCGTTGTAGCTCGTCAGGGCACGGCTCGCCTGCTGCTGCGCGCGCTCGAGGGCGTCGGCGTAGGCCGCGACCGCGGCGGACGCCCGGCGGACGGCGGCGGCCGCGTCGCTCCACGCGCCGGCCGCCCTGCGCCGCACGTCCTCGAAGGCGTCCGCGGCCTTGCCGTCCCACACCCCGGTCGAGACCTTGCCGACGGCGGCGGACGACTCGTCCATGCCTCCGGCGGCGTCCGCGAGAAGGCGGGCGTGAGCGCGTAGCGCACCGACGTCGCCGGGGACCGTGAAGTCTGGCATCAGTCG encodes:
- the mycP gene encoding type VII secretion-associated serine protease mycosin — translated: MPRSLRGAAVAALVAVAAVPALVQPARAADTARSMQWHLGALGAERANAVSTGEGVVVAVIDSGVDLTHPELRGQVLPGVDYLGGEQRGRTDTDGHGTEVAALIAGSGAPGGTGATGLAPGARILPVRFLGGGAVAQERDLPRAIRWAADHGADVINLSVSTGGGSAAEAAAVEYALSKDVVVVAGAGNTSRGDYAVTTPASRPGVVAVSATDRRGRFSSVSATGPEVALAAPGVRVVTATRGTDYTYATGTSASAALVSATAALIRAEYPELDAPSVIERMIRTARDEGAPGRDDKYGFGVVDPVKALTADVAPVTENPLLDPREGAAQPAAPSAAATTAPPASEGAATSSPGPAAVLPAAGDAGGGGTSPLLWLGVGLAGLLLGAGALAALLRRSTAGSSPLSSG
- a CDS encoding WXG100 family type VII secretion target, giving the protein MSEILVTFSAISQGQADVASTASNLNGQLADLKSYLAPMVSTWTGAAAENYNAKQRQWDEAAAELNSILEQIGRALGAAGDDFQAAENSNASIWA
- a CDS encoding WXG100 family type VII secretion target translates to MADSYGTQLDTMQEASRHVADVNQQIQGQLSSLMSRLEPLSAAWKGSSAVSFQALHQRWNENAAKLNDALSDISQAIAVSGTTYQRSDESQQQSFSSITSVLG
- a CDS encoding putative T7SS-secreted protein; amino-acid sequence: MPDFTVPGDVGALRAHARLLADAAGGMDESSAAVGKVSTGVWDGKAADAFEDVRRRAAGAWSDAAAAVRRASAAVAAYADALERAQQQASRALTSYNDAVRRTNEAVAAYNADVQAGTATGPFRDPGQADRDRATAELTGARQAVDEAGANAAATVRAAAILAPRGPVVPVPTSPYDDLATGSDGRTPGGPVAGLPTDSATLAQLLELARSMGMQPTQYAGLLRQYWTAVAAERAGIDLSAWDPAAGAGANRETIEAVYRYYGQLFLDHPELQWAGMANLIGPSFAGGFLDLDLFKDIARGVADGLDRVPGGGPLLPPALAGMSDLADLGGAELAYYERMLLGMQKEIFFDQGMMHEAYLGGGNAALDELLAAGVLDTGAREAWAAIDQGHRTGDDAMLAAGNQALLRREQMQIIPNEYDEMRDHFPSGEAFTYLLTAVGAPSIPGAQTPGQYSPLTFSGEIPVVTLPLVDADVEVTVETPLPDFNIADRNARWDMIINDTLPAYQQVLEDPDRAADLVGSDVTARIEAQRIANQYDDILRRLLDDWHINVDGDLDLGP